Below is a genomic region from Leptospira bourretii.
CATTGCTGGTGGATCAAGTCTTCGCACATCCCCAAAAACAAAAGATGTATATGTGGGTTGGGACTTGGGCCTTACCTTCCCTGAATTTCAAAAGTATCGTGTGAATATCAAAAACATTGTGAACCTTAACAAATGGTTGAAACGTATTGAAAACATTGAAAAAAAAGTAGGGATTGAAACTAAGGAATCTTAATCAAATTCCGTAAGGAAAGATTGTTGCAAAACATACTTTCATCAATCTTTCCGATTTTTTTTCTTATATTTAGGAAACCGAATCAATATACAATTGTATTCGGTTTTGGATCTCCACAAGAATGGATGGATCTGGGAAAGGAATCGGATTTCCTTCTGGATCTGTCCATTGTAACTTCCCTTCCTCCCCTTTTCGCAAACTCAAATAAAAGATAGGTGCAGGATTCCTTCGATTCCCTTCCAAACCACCTAACCTTAATGTTACGGAGCCCATGTCTGAAATTACCCATTCAAAGACCTGTCCCATCTGTTCTGTCTTCCAACGAATGGGAAATTCGATAGGTTCTTGGGTTTGAGGTGCCGGACTTTCTATATTTGGATATTTTGCCAACAACCAACGAAAAACGCGGAGGGATTCTTCTCTTAAATAAGGCAAATCATTGAGTTCAATGGCATTCATAGTTTGATAACACCGTTTTTAATTTTGGTCCGAAAAAAACTCGCCAAACAACCATCATTTGAATTCTTTTTTTGTTGCCTCTTCTTTTAACTGCAACTTTGCTTTGTCCCAAAACTGGTCTAGTTCTACCAGGGAATGATCTTTTAAAGTTTTCCCAATTTCTTCTACGAAACCCTCAACCATACGAAAACGAGTTTCAAATTTTTCATTGGCACGGCGAAGACAGGTTTCAGGATCAATGGACAGTTTACGAGATAAATTGACGAGTAAAAAGAAAAGATCACCTAACTCATCTTCGATGCGCTCGTCATAAGGTATTTTTTTCGCACTTAAAGATCCTTTGGATTTTAGTTCGGTATCTAATTCTCCTATTTCTTCTTGGAACTTTTCAAACACTCCAGAAACAGTAGGCCAATCAAATCCATGTTTCGTGACCTTACTTTGGATTTTTTCAGAACGTTGGATGGCAGGTAGTGCTTTGGGAATTCCGGCAAGAATGCTTTTGTCGGGATCAGCTTTTCCTTTCGATTCTTTTTCTTTTTGTTTTAACTGATCCCACTGAGTCAGCACCTGTTCCCCAGAATTGATTCCTTCTTTGTTTCCATAAACATGGGGATGGCGAAACACTAATTTTTGAAATACATCATTGGCCACGTCTTGGAACTCGAAGGCTCCTCTTTCCTTGGCCAATTGGCTATGAAAGGTAATTTGAAAAAGTAAATCACCCAATTCTTCTTTTAGGTGGTTGTCGTCTCCTCTTTCAATCGTATCAACGACTTCGTAAGTTTCTTCCAGTAAATGGGGAATGACGGAAAGA
It encodes:
- a CDS encoding LIC_13241 domain-containing protein, with the translated sequence MNAIELNDLPYLREESLRVFRWLLAKYPNIESPAPQTQEPIEFPIRWKTEQMGQVFEWVISDMGSVTLRLGGLEGNRRNPAPIFYLSLRKGEEGKLQWTDPEGNPIPFPDPSILVEIQNRIQLYIDSVS
- the mazG gene encoding nucleoside triphosphate pyrophosphohydrolase is translated as MNPPNFDSPLENLLALTADLRSPEGCPWDKEQTHLSVIPHLLEETYEVVDTIERGDDNHLKEELGDLLFQITFHSQLAKERGAFEFQDVANDVFQKLVFRHPHVYGNKEGINSGEQVLTQWDQLKQKEKESKGKADPDKSILAGIPKALPAIQRSEKIQSKVTKHGFDWPTVSGVFEKFQEEIGELDTELKSKGSLSAKKIPYDERIEDELGDLFFLLVNLSRKLSIDPETCLRRANEKFETRFRMVEGFVEEIGKTLKDHSLVELDQFWDKAKLQLKEEATKKEFK